The Blastomonas sp. SL216 DNA window CGTCCGCCCCGGCCTGATCGGCGGCGAACGCCAGGAATTCCGCCCGGCAGAGCGCGTGTCCGACGCCATCCTGCGTGTGCTTGGCCCTGTGCTGCCGCGTCAATGGCGGATCAGCCCGGCGGAAAACATCGCCGCTGCGCTGATCGATGCCGCGCTAGCAGCCAGGCCCGGGCGGCATATCGTCAGCGCCGCCCAGCTCGCCTGACCCTCACTCCTTCGGGACGCCCGCCTTGTCGCGGATCGCCTTGAATTCCGAACCGGCCTTCCACTGCGGCCAGCGGTTTGAATTCGCCAGCTCCGCCCCGATCACGCCGATCAGCTCGATATCCTGCACTGCGCCATCCAGGTTCCAGTCCGGGCCCCATTGGTCGCAGGCCTGGTGATAGCACTGGCCGGTATAGGCATCGATCCACGCCTGACCCGCGGCGCTGCCGCCGACCTTCAAGTTCGATGCACCGGCAATGCCCATCAGCAGCATCACCGGCACCCCGCGCTTGGCGAAGGAGAAATGGTCGGCGCGATAGAACAGCCCGCGTTCGGGCAGGCTCTCGGGCGTCACGGTGCGCCCCTGGGTGGCGGCGACGCGGGCCATGTCGTCTTCCAGCGTGTTCTGCCCCTTGCCGACCAGCACGACATCATTGGCCGCCCCTGCCGTCTGCAGGATGTCGAGCCCCAGATTGGCGACGGTCCGCTCCATCGGATAGACCGGATTGGCGGCATAATATTCGGAGCCGAGCAGCCCGCGTTCTTCTGCCGTCCACACGCCGAACACCACCGAGCGCGCCGGAGCCGGCCCCGCCTTCATCGCACGCGCAATTTCCAGCATGCCGGCAATGCCCAGCGCATCGTCATTCGCCCCGGCGCGATAGATGCGGCCCTGCGCATCGGGCTTGCCCTCGCCATAGGCATCCCAGTGCGCACCATACATCACGACCTCGTCGGGCCGGGTGCTGCCGGGAATCCTGGCGAGCACATTGTGGCTGGTCACCACCTCGGGCAGAACGGGAATATCCGCGTTCAGCGTCACGCCCTTCAGTTCGACCGGGCGGAAGGACGGCGACCGCGCTGCGACCTCCATCCTGGCAAGATCCAGCCCTGCCGCCGCAAAAAGCCGCGCCGACATGTCGGCAGAGAGCCATCCCTGGAGCTTCAGGCTGGTGAGCTTTTCAGGCGCACGCACGATGTCGTAATTCTCTCCGCCGGGGCTGATCACGACATTCCAGCCATAGCCGACGCCTGCGGCATTGTGGACGATCAGCGCCGCGATCGCGCCCTGCCGCGCGGCTTCCTCGAACTTGTAGGTCCAGCGGCCATAATAGGTCATCGTCCGGTCACCGAACTTGCCTGCTGCAGGTTCGCCCGGCTTGGCGGCGAAATCGGGATCGTTGATCAGGAACACCGCGACCTTGCCCTTGAGGTCCGCGCCCTTGAAATCGTCCCAGCCACGCTCGGCGGCCTTCACGCCATAGCCGACGAACACCAGCGGCGCATCGGCGATGCGCGCGGCATCTTCGGGGCGGATGGTCGAAAGGTAGATATCCTCGGACAGCCTGGCCGCAGCCTCGCCCTTGGGCGTCGCGAAGGCAAGCTGGCGCGGCGTCTGCAACCGGGTGTGCAGCAGCGGCACCTTCTGCAGCCACTGGCCATCGGGTCCGGCGGGCTCCAGCCCCAGCGCTTCGAACCGCGCGATCAGATAGCCCAGCGTCCTGTCCTCGCCGCGCGTGCCAGGCGCCCGCCCCTCGAACATGTCGGAGGCGAGCGTTCGGACGGTCTCGGTCAGCCGATCGGCCTCTACCGCGATGCGCGGCTGAGCCTGGAGCGGAGAGACAAGGGCAGCAGCGGCTGCAGCGACAAGCAGGACATGTTTCAGCATGGCCCGCCTTTAGCGGCGGCAGGTCCTGCGGCGCAAGCGGCGTGGCTCAGGCCGCCTCGGCGGTGTCCAGCGGATCGAGCGCGTCCTGCTCCCACAACTGCTTGGCGCGCTGGACATCGCTGTCGCTCACCTTGCCGATGCGATGCGCGATAAAGTCGATGCCGTCGATCAGCCACAGCG harbors:
- a CDS encoding M20/M25/M40 family metallo-hydrolase, translating into MLKHVLLVAAAAAALVSPLQAQPRIAVEADRLTETVRTLASDMFEGRAPGTRGEDRTLGYLIARFEALGLEPAGPDGQWLQKVPLLHTRLQTPRQLAFATPKGEAAARLSEDIYLSTIRPEDAARIADAPLVFVGYGVKAAERGWDDFKGADLKGKVAVFLINDPDFAAKPGEPAAGKFGDRTMTYYGRWTYKFEEAARQGAIAALIVHNAAGVGYGWNVVISPGGENYDIVRAPEKLTSLKLQGWLSADMSARLFAAAGLDLARMEVAARSPSFRPVELKGVTLNADIPVLPEVVTSHNVLARIPGSTRPDEVVMYGAHWDAYGEGKPDAQGRIYRAGANDDALGIAGMLEIARAMKAGPAPARSVVFGVWTAEERGLLGSEYYAANPVYPMERTVANLGLDILQTAGAANDVVLVGKGQNTLEDDMARVAATQGRTVTPESLPERGLFYRADHFSFAKRGVPVMLLMGIAGASNLKVGGSAAGQAWIDAYTGQCYHQACDQWGPDWNLDGAVQDIELIGVIGAELANSNRWPQWKAGSEFKAIRDKAGVPKE